The genome window CGGCTCGCAAATGCTGCGCGTGTCGTCAAAAATATCTTTTAACGCGCCGCAGATGGCATCGGTGTCCACGGTGATGATGTCGTCCAGCAAATCGCGGCACATTTTAAAGGTTTCTTCGCCCACCAATTTCACCGCCGTGCCATCGGCAAACAAGCCCACGTCTTTCAATTCCACGCGCTCGCCCGCTGCCACCGATGCTTTCATCGCGCAGCTATCGCTGGTTTGCACGCCGATAACTTTAATCTCGGGGCGCACCTGCTTGATAAACGCGGCAACGCCCGCCGCCAAGCCGCCGCCGCCAATCGGCACAAAAACGGCGTGGATGGGCTTGGCGTGTTGGCGCACAATTTCCATGCCGATGGTGCCCTGCCCTGCGATAACGTCGCAATCATCAAACGGCGGAATGTAGGTCAAGCCGCTGTCGGCAACCAGTTGCATGGCGTGGTCGTAAGCATCGTTGTACGACACGCCTGCCAGCACCACATTGCCGCCGCGTGCTTTCACCGCGTCCACTTTAATCTTCGGCGTGGTTTCGGGCATCACAATCGTTGCCGCGCAGCCCAAGCGTTGCGCGGCAAGGGCAACGCCTTGCGCGTGGTTGCCTGCGCTGGCGGTAATCACGCCTTTGCGCAATATGTTTTCAGGCAGCTTTGCCATTTTGTTGTACGCGCCGCGCAGCTTGAAAGAAAACACGGGCTGCAAATCTTCGCGTTTGAGCAGGATTTTGTTGCCCAAGCGGTGCGACAGATTGCTGGCGAGGTCTAGCGGCGATTCGATGGCGACATCGTAAACGGCGGAAGTGAGAATGCGGGTGAGATAGTGGCGGTAAGCGGGGAAGCGTTCTGTGTTCATGTGATTTGATTTGAAGCGAATTGTTGCGATTAAGTAAGAAAACGTAACCTTAACGCCGTGATTGTGTAAACGCAAGTTAATTATTGTTGCCAAAAGGGGTTTAGGCAGCCTGAAAATAGGTAAAACGCAGTTTTGTGGGTATAATCGCAGCCTTTTGCGGCTGCCGATGCCATCGCGTAACAACGCTTGGGCGCAATAAGGCAGTCTGAAAATCCAATACGCGCAGCTTGTTGATTAAGATTGCTGCCGTTTTCCGTTTTCAGGCTGCCTCAATCATTTATCCACCTCGGCGCAGCCTAAACCCCATCAAACGAGTAACACAACATGGTCAAAAAAATTCTCTCCATTCTCACCCTTTCTGCTTTTATTGTTGCCCCCGCCGCCGCGCGTGCGCCCAAAAAAACCAAAGCCGCGTCCGCGCCCGCCGCGTCTGCGCCCGCTGCTGCCTCTGCCACCGCTGCATCCAGCCCCGCCGCGCCCAAACTCAACGCCGCCGAAGCCTTAAAGCAGCCTGAAATCGCCGCCACCGCCTATTTGGTGCGCGATTTGCAAAGCAATCAAACGCTGGTTGCCAAGAACACCGACCAACAAATCGAGCCCGCATCGCTCACCAAATTGATGACCGCTTATTTGGCGTTCAAAGCGTTGGAAGAAGGCAAATTGCAGCCCGAGCAAAAGCTCACCGTGTCCGAAAAAGCATGGAAAGTGGAAGGCTCGCGGATGTTTCTCAAAGCGCACAGCGAAGTGCCCGTGTGGGATTTGATGCGCGGCTTGATTGTGGTGTCGGGCAACGATGCCGCGATTACGCTTGCCGAGGGCATTGCGGGCAGCGAAGAAGCGTTTGCCAAAATGATGAACGATGAAGCCAAGCGCTTGGGCATGACGCAAACCTATTTTGAAAACGCCACCGGCTTGCCCGCGCCCAAGCATCTGACCAGCGTGAACGACTTGGCGATTTTGTCCAACGCCATCATCCGCGATTTGCCCGCCAAGTATTACGAAGTTTATTCCTACAAATCTTATACTTATAACAACATCACCCAAGAAAACCGCAATTTGCTGCTGTTCCGCGACGACAGCGTGGACGGCTTGAAAACAGGGCATACATCCAGCGCGGGCTACAACCTAATCGCCACCAGCAAGCGCAACAACCGCCGCGTGTTGAGCATTGTGATTGGCGCAGCCAGCGCCGAAGCGCGCGCCACCGAAAGCAGCAAATTGCTGAACTACGCCTTGCAGGGCTTTGACACGCCGAAAATGTATCAAGCGGGGCAAGTGGTGGGCAAAGTGCGCGTGTATAAAGGCGCGAGCAGCGAAGCCGAAGTGGGCTTCCAGCAAGATGCCTACGTTACCCTGCCGCACGGGCAGGGCGAGCGCGTGAAAACCGTGCTGGAAACCATGCAGCCTGTGGTTGCGCCTGTGCAGGCGGGACAAAAGCTGGGCACGCTCAAACTGATGGACGGCGACAAGGTGCTGGCGGAGCAGCCTGTGGTGGCGCTGAAAAATGTGGAA of Kingella oralis contains these proteins:
- a CDS encoding D-alanyl-D-alanine carboxypeptidase family protein gives rise to the protein MVKKILSILTLSAFIVAPAAARAPKKTKAASAPAASAPAAASATAASSPAAPKLNAAEALKQPEIAATAYLVRDLQSNQTLVAKNTDQQIEPASLTKLMTAYLAFKALEEGKLQPEQKLTVSEKAWKVEGSRMFLKAHSEVPVWDLMRGLIVVSGNDAAITLAEGIAGSEEAFAKMMNDEAKRLGMTQTYFENATGLPAPKHLTSVNDLAILSNAIIRDLPAKYYEVYSYKSYTYNNITQENRNLLLFRDDSVDGLKTGHTSSAGYNLIATSKRNNRRVLSIVIGAASAEARATESSKLLNYALQGFDTPKMYQAGQVVGKVRVYKGASSEAEVGFQQDAYVTLPHGQGERVKTVLETMQPVVAPVQAGQKLGTLKLMDGDKVLAEQPVVALKNVEEAGFFGRLWDSIVLWFKSVFAG
- the ilvA gene encoding threonine ammonia-lyase, biosynthetic; protein product: MNTERFPAYRHYLTRILTSAVYDVAIESPLDLASNLSHRLGNKILLKREDLQPVFSFKLRGAYNKMAKLPENILRKGVITASAGNHAQGVALAAQRLGCAATIVMPETTPKIKVDAVKARGGNVVLAGVSYNDAYDHAMQLVADSGLTYIPPFDDCDVIAGQGTIGMEIVRQHAKPIHAVFVPIGGGGLAAGVAAFIKQVRPEIKVIGVQTSDSCAMKASVAAGERVELKDVGLFADGTAVKLVGEETFKMCRDLLDDIITVDTDAICGALKDIFDDTRSICEPSGALALAGLKAYIAQHNLADETLIAVCSGANMNFHRLRHVSERSELGEGNEAIFAVSIPERAGSFREFVNVVGARSITEFNYRYGDDEVAHIFVGIQTAGAKDIAQIRAQFDAAQLPNIDLSNDEMAKVHLRYMVGGRTHKVQNERLISFEFPERPGALAKFLNTLQSDWNISLFHYRNHGADYGRILVGIDVPPADSAAFDAFLAQLGYAYEEQTDNAAYRLFLSA